CCTTGGACGTTTTTCCTTGAAGATTAATTTGCACTCCATTTGAAATAAAATTTCCAAGCAATCAAACCTCTTTCATCCAAATTTCTATAGGATTCAAGATGACATGACACTCTAATATTTCATTTATCCTATTCCAACattttgagaatcctttgaacaCGCCGTTTTTTTAGCTAGATCAATGTTCCTGGAGTTGCAGCAAATTTTGCAACTTTGGAAGCTCACTGGAGTTCATGCATGCCGTGACACTGAGCTCGACCACTGCACAAGGTGCATATGTATGGCGAATTCATTCATTGGTCAACACATAATAGAAaatatgaatattttttaaatcaATGACAaataatatggatcggagggagtaacaTAACTTAGGCGGTGTTTTACACAAGTGACATCCAAAACAATTTTGATGGGTTATATGAAGTTTTTCCAACATGACGTAACAAAAAATTTACACACTAGaaacaaatttcacaaagatagCAAGCATGTAACTGTTCTGCTATAAGATTTTGGGAGCATTTTCTCTCTCTCTACAGTTTGTAATATTATAAAAAAACATCCATTTTTCTCGAATTTCAGAAAAATAATCAAAAGCAacaaaatgggccggcccatgagaCCATCCCGAAGGAGCGAGAGAATGAATAGGAGCGGTGGTGACAGTGAAGACTGTTTGCCAAAGTCCAAGTGGATAACCATGCTGCTCGCCATTGCCGTCCCCTCGGCGGCGCCGCTCCGGCGACCACATCACTTCCGCTTTCTCCACCCTCCCGGAAAGCTTAGCTTATCCAGAACGCGCTGCGCCCCTTCGCCCCCGGCAGAGGCGCAGCCAGTGCCTCCGCAACCCCGGCGGTACCCGAGGCAGTACCCAGGCGAGGCGGTGGGCGTTGCCGAGGAGATGCGGTTCGTCGCCATGCGCCTCCGCAACACTAAGCGCACTACTCGTAATAAGGACAATAATAGGGCCGACGGAGCTGGGGAGGACGATGAatcgaaggaggaggaggtggaggacaacgacgagatggacgaggaGGGCAACGACgaagtggaggaggaggaggacaaccACGAAGTGGAGGAGTGGATGCCCAGCATGGAAGGGTTCGTGGGCTACCTTGTGGATAGCAAGCTTGTCTTCGACACCGTCGAGCGGATCATAGCCGGTTCCACGGACGTCGCCTGTGAGTGAGATCTTTCTTCCCCATTCTTTGCTACGGTTCTTGTTCTTGTCAATTACTGCAGCCAGCCAGGAATTAGTGCAGGTGTTCTTTTCCCGAGCGGCAATGTGATCCTGCAGTTCGAATTTCGGTCCAGGATTGGGACTTGTAGTGGTCACTGCCCATTGGACGCATGTTAAGTAGGAGTATTTGAGTGTTTCATTATCATGTTCAGCTGTGACTCCATGCCATTTTCTGCTTAAAAGTTTTTTTCCCTTGCTATTTCTTTGGGCATTAGAAGCTCACAGTCTGACTTGTATTGTTAGGGCTGTCCCAATTTGACTATATCTTAATCATGAGACCTAAGCAAAAGTCGGATGTGGCACCCTATTTAACGAGGAAAGAGAGAGTTACCATGTCTTAATCTAGATATAGCTCTTAGCACCAAAACCAAAACCAGGACAGCTCATACTTTTGCTCTCACAAACAAAACACATTAAATGAAAGCTCTTTTAGATACAACATTAAGATATAATCCATTGGATGAGCAATATCTAAGTACTTATAATGCATATGATATGGCTTAGGATATAATGCATTTGGCGAGCCCTTAGTGCTGATGAGGGCATGTACAATAGTTGTTGATTAGATAGTATTTCTGTGCCTTTCACGTTATCTTTAGCAATTAATGTTTGCATACTCCTAAAATTATGGGTGATTTAGAAGTAAACTAGAAAATATGTAACTAAGAGAAGGCATATCTTACAATGCAAAAAGTTATCATATCCTGGTTGCGGTGGATCCCTCTGGGATATCCACTTAAAATCATGGCGCAGAAACCATGGGGCAAGCTTTAGTAATGGTCAAATCTTGGATCCTCTCTATAAGTATCCTCCCATACCCCTTGGCGGCTGCAATCATCCATACTCATTTGAAGTCATTCCACTCACTCATTCCACCCCTTGCAAGCCACTCAAACCACTCCATCCATCAACCACCAGAAGTGATGAAGAGAGATTCAAGGCAAGAAAAGAAGAGAAGTGTTGGGTGATTCCTTGATCACTTCTTTGATTCTTTGAAGGCCAATAATTTCCTTTTTCTGAATCCCTACACCTTCAAGTTCATCTCTTTCACCACAATCCTATTCTTGTGAGAGAGTGTTCTCTTAGATTCATGAGGTGCTTTGATTGACtgtcatttgaggagttcttgtCAAGTGACTTTGCTTTGCTTGCTCCTCTTGGATGGTGTGCGCATCCTCGACGGTTAGGAGTCACTTGAGAGCCTATCATTTTCTACATGGTTCGGAGATGGCCTACTTGGTGAAGATCTACCCCTTAGTGAGGCTTATTGGTGCAATCCATGATTGTATAGGTTGGTTGTGCTCAGTGGGCcgcttagagcatctctagcagaccccttaTATCGCGGACCTGTAAAGTGAGTTTACAGTTCACGGCAAGCCTCGGATACGGGCTGAAAACAGCCTGGCGAAACAGAAACTTAAAATGAACCTGTAAATTTTGAAATCAGAACTTTGCGGGAGAAATCAGTAGAACTAGTAGCGTTCATAGTTACTTGATCATCATACATATTTCATACATAGCCTATTTGTGCAAAATAGATCAGAGGAGCGGCGGCCACCGTAAACCCTATTGCCAAAATTTAGCTCACCGGAGCCATCCGGGTGCGGTGGCGAcgctgcggcggcggaggagctcagtcgtcgtcggaggagacGAGGTCGATGTAGATGTTGTCCTGCGCCTTGGCCTCGTGGCGCCATGCCTCCAAATTATCGTCGAACTCCTGAGCCTTCGCGAGCCCCTGCTCGAGGAATGCGTCGAGGTCGGCTTCCCGTCGACGGCGttgctccgcctcctcctcctcctcccgcgcacTGCGCGCGGCGATGGCGGACTTGAAGATGTCCGCCtccggccggggggggggggggggggatcctcCAACCCGATgacgccaccgccccgccgctCCGGCTCCAGCTCCCTCTTCATCGCGTGGAGCGGCgggagctcctccgcctcccttTTCACCGGCATGAGCGGCGTACGGGAGCTTGACCCCCCGGCGGAGCTGCTTGCGCCGGAGGACAGCCGCGCCTGCCTGTGGTCATACTCCTCCGTCTCGCGCGGAGGAGCGACGGTGGCGGCTCTAGGCCGCGGTTCGTGTACTTCCTAGCAGCTCGCTTCCTCGCGCCGTCGACTATGGCGCACCGCTGCCGCTCGGGGTCGTTGCCCCCGCCGGCGCGGCGACCCGAGCTCCACATCCCGCGCCACATGGTGGAGTGCGGCGGCGGATACGAGTCACCGGCGGCGAGAAATCGAGAGGGGCGAGGGGGGGATTGCGGCGGCGCGGGGATAGGGTTTGGCTCCGTATACTCGCCGCTAACCCGTAGTTAAAAGGTTTACGGGCCGGGGCGACTATACGGGCTCTGGTCTGGCCCAAAAAACGGGCCAAACCCGTATAGTCGCCGGATTTGTACAGTTCGCGCGATTTTAAGGAGTCTGTTAGAGATGCTCTTAGTGGGCTACTCAACCGAGTTCCTTGTGATCCTAAAACCTTTGGTTCGAAGCCTCCATCAACATGGACGTATGATAGCGCCAACCATCCGAACCACGGGAAAAACATGATCGCGTCAAGAGTGATTGCACTCTCTTTTTTACCATACCTCCTAATTAGTTGCAAGTTTTTTACTTTCCGCTGGTTAATATTCTTGATAGTTTGCTTGTTAAGTTGTTTGGGAAGTGTTACTCTAAAAAACTACCAACCCTAAAATTGGAGTACTTTGAAGGCAAAACAATTTTTGGTGCACTTAAGTATATCCATAATATCTCAGCAACAGCATGGACCAGTAATCATGCTGCCTTCTATGTGAAACGCCTAAATTATTAGAAATCAGAACTAATAATGGCCTTCAAGAAACATCTAATGCCTATTGTAGCTCCTAAGTAACTTCTTGAATCAGTACAACAGAAACTGTATCTACCACTCGCATATTATTAATTTAATGTTCATTCAGATGTTTACTTCAGGAAAAGTGGTTTGGAACGTTCGGCTAGCATTGAAAAAGATTTGGAGTGGTTCAGAGAACAAGCAATTGAAATTCCAGAGCCAAGTACTTTTGGATCAACATATGCAGCTTATCTGTCTGAATTGGCTGGGAGCAGTGCCCCGGCCTTCCTTTCCCATTATTACAATATTTATTTTTCTCATACAACTGGAGGGTTGGCGATTGGTAAAAAGGTAACTCCCTATCCATACCTGATGAATATCCATGATCTTGTCTCAGTTATTCTGGCAATTCTTCCATCACTAAACCAGATCGAGTTCCGTATTCTGTATACAATAAAAATTAGATGCTTTGTGCTGTATTTTATTTTCTCAAGTCATGTCATATTCTGTTGCATTGCTTATACAAAGCACTTTTTTTCCTATGCCGGGGCCAATTAGCCTTAATATAGATAGTACTGCAGAGTATCTATTCCTGGTAGAAATTTTACAGTCCTTCTGTTTATAGGTGATATGGTTTTACTAGGGCAATCAGTTTATATGTTAGCCAAGTTGTGATGGGACTGTTTAGGAAGTGTCCATAAGTTTTGTTGATATAGAATGAAAATGGATCACTGTGAAATACAATCATGAGATAGTTGTAGTGTGCCCCCTCTGTCCTTTGTGAGATCAAGTATGTTTTTATCGTAAACTTTTAAGTGGAAATGTGTGTTCTGTGCAAGCCTTCGTATTGCCCAAAAACCGTCTTCAGTCATTTTACCTGACATTTCTTTAACTGGATATTTTGGCTTGGTAATTGGACTCAGGTAATTGTGCTGTTTGGCCTAGTATACTGCATTTTTCTTCAGATGATGGAAGAGAACATCCCCCCAGCCTGTACATCAATTATAAATTCTAGTACTtctcaagcaaaacaaaataaagtaGCAAACTACAAATCACCGGAAACTCAAAAATTACATGGCCTAGTATACTGTGTACACCTCTGACTCCTTGTTGTAAATACCACTTGTATTTTTGGCCCAACCTTGTAAAAACCGGCGTGTCACGTTCGATTGACGTGAATCCTCACTGCTCTTGTTGCCAAACTTTGGCGACTAAATCATAAAACCCATCCCGATTCAGCCAACCTAGCTCAAACTTAGGAAGGGGCTGGTTGCCAACATGGGCAGCATTGTCGGCATCAAGGAGCAGCGGGGTATGGTCAGAAAGAAAAGTCTCCAGAGGCCAAACTGAGACCAAAGGAAACCTATGTTCCCAGTCTGAATTCATAAGGACACGGTCCAACTTTTCAAAAGTAGGGTTGTCAAGTGAATTAGCCCAAGCATATTGCTTCCCTGCCAAATCTATCTCACACGGATCAAGATTATCAATGACCACGTTGAAAAGGAATGGCCAGAGAGGTTCAAAATTATCATTGTTCTTATCATCAGCCCTATGAATGATATTGAAGTCCCCATCAATGAGCATTGGGAGGGTTTCCTTCTTACAAGCATGAACTAAATCGATTAAAAATCCGCGCTTGTATTCAGGTTGTGCCGCCCCATAAACTGCAACAAGGATCCATTCAAAACCATCTCTTTATTTCATAGCCGGAACTGAAAGATTTCCTATGCTGTCTTCGATGAAAGCCTCTGAAGAAGTATTGCTATTTTCTCATGTAACAGACATGCGACAAAATTTTGGAAGGGAGATTGCTGGAGTTCTACAAATGGGATTCTGACCCAGAACTTTTACTAAAAGATGCTAGGGAGAAGCTTAATGAGCTTAGCAAGGTACACATTGCGCAATGTTTTCCTGCTTTCATGTAAAGTTGAAACCATCCCCATGAGGTATGTGATTGCTGATCTGATTAGTGCATCTCTTCTGCTGCAGCACTGGTCTCGGAAGGACAGGAACTTATGCTTGAAAGAAGCCGCCAAATGCTTCCAGTACATGGGGCGGATTGTGCGGTTAATCGTTTCATAGACAAACGACCAATCTCTCTACAGGCTTCAGTTGATTTGAACCTGAAGACGGGGAGAAGCTAGAGGCTCAGTGTAGTTTCCCAATGCCCATAGATGTCTTTTCCTGTTAGAGATGGAGCTGGTCGACCTCTGCTCCGCGACCCCTGCTAGTCTATTCTTGGTATCGCAGGCGTGCCTCGGCGCCTTCTTCATCTACTGGCACTCAGTGAGTTCTGATAATGACGGCGGTGATTTTGACAGTAAACACTGGAAATCGTGTATGTGGTGTAGCCTAATCTAGGTCAAAGGAGTGGACCCCCCCTCTATGGCGCCCCTGGTACCCTTATGCTTCGGTTATGGAGGCTGGATGTCAGTGTGAGGACGTTCATGGATATGAGTCTGGAGGTAATGTTCGGTTATGTTGGTTTATACTATCTGTCATGGTGTTTCCATATATGTAGTGCTCTCTTGACAGAAAAGTCTCCTCGGTAGGCGGTGTCGCTTCTCCTTGGGTTGATGTGTTGTAGATAATTTGACGTATCATTGATACTACATGGTTACTGTAGTTCGGAGTACAAATGTACCGCACTCGGAGTGCCAATACACTGTCGCGGGGAGCACAAGTACTACAGTTCAGAGTACAAAGTGCACTACACAGGGGGAACACAAAGTGTACTAACGTTGGGGAGTAAAAAGTACGTACATTGTTGAAGGGAGCACAGTTGCACTATACATAGGGAAGTGCAAGTAAACTACAGTTTGGAGTACAACTTGCCCTCAGAATTTTTGAATTTCGAAGATCGCTACAAGATGAAAAAAACCTCACCAAAACTCAACATTGCAGCGTTTGAAAACGTCAGTTACCTAACAAAATAAATCAGCCCACAGCAATgtcaacctagctactacgtacatTTATGCGCGCTTATTTAAGGCCACCCTGCTGCTACTtcttcccctccctccctcccaacGTCACAACTCCGAACCAACACCCCATAAATCCAACCAACACATaacctctctctctccctctctcaaaCAAGAGAAGGAAGCAGCAAGGTACGCCCATGGCGCCATCACCTCGGCCGTACACCTCTCTGCTGTTGCCATctctcctcctgctcctcctcgtcTCCTCCAGCGCAGCGAGAGTCGCAAGAAACCAGGCTGCCCAGGACGACCACGGAGAGGTACTTATACATCCCGAATGTGTGTGTATATAGAACAAGACATGAGAGATGTTTGGACGCCAGCGGCGAGGTGGCGGCAAGGCGAATTAACGTCTGCTGGCTCAACAACGCAGGTGGACGCCGACGGCGAGGTGGCGGCGAGCTTCTTCAGAGCGGAGGCGGGGGatgaaggttgcggcggtggcgCCAAAGGGGGAGATGGAGACGATGATGAGTGCTTGATGAGGAGGACGCTGGTGGCGCACACCGACTACATCTACACCCAGGGAGGAAACCACAACTAGCTAGCTAGCTGGTACCCTAGTTGGGACTGAAATCATAGCATCATATTCGTATGATCAATATGAAGATTTTATCAGTAACTGGGCAGTTTTTTTTTTCTGCGAATCGGGGCACTTGATTGTATATAAGCTGGTAGAGAAATCTTGTTGAGTTGTTTGTGATCTGCTGGTCAAGTCAGTGCGTTGGCTGGCTTGAGTAAGAACACGGGAAAGAATCTTGTAGGTCACCCTTGAACAATAATGATACTACTACTATTGTGTACGGGTGATGCATTATTTGTTCAACTTTTGAAATCTAGTCGCCATGTCCCTCTCGATCACTGACCCATATGCATGTAAGCTCGCTCGCTCGTACTACATCTACGTACTAGACATGCGTAGGAGAAAAAACCACTACCAATCGATGCTTGAACGCTTGCAGTTTAGACCACGGGATTAGATTATGGTACGTGCAGCCGGAGAAAGAAATCATGTTGATCGCACCCACGGTTAGCGGCCGGGTTAGGCACGGCGCGGAGTGGGTGTAGCGTGTCCCGTGGTGTACGTACGTGACCGTAGCCTACGCAGATGGGCAGCACCAACCAAGTGCAGGTCTTCCACTCATGGTCTCCAACTCCAAGCCTGCTTGACTTGGACGCACGCCTGTACAGGACGGCACAtgtttttttttttcaaaaagaggggactccccggcctctgcatcagaacgatgcatacatCCAACTTTATTAATAAGCAAATAAGTTCAACAAAGGTCATAAAGCCGAAGGGAAAGTAAAAGAAAAGCTCACATAGAGCCTATAAAAAAGTAACCATAGCGTCACAACCGGCCGGCATCAACAAGATAAggaaactaattgcctatcctattacatgaccgccatccaaaccggttgaaaatatctcgtgctaccatctcccaccggatagatccagtaaccaaacgctccgtggcctccgtcggagtgagtagcgaccacatacggatcaatgcagtggctcggaagataacctgcaaaaacTGAAAAATTGTTGTTCTATTAAAAACTAagtcatttctgcagttccagacTGCCCACAATAAAACACATACTCCTACGCGAATGTGTCTCGCTGTTTCGGCCTGTATCTCGTTAAGCCACGTTTCAAATAAAGTGCTGACAGAATTCGGAAAAGACCGGTGGGTGTGTCGTCGTCAGCCAGACAGTCAAAAACTCAATCTTGACTTATCAAGACTTGATGGTAGAAGCGAAGCAATGATGGATCGGAGGAGCACACCTCGTGTCATGACTCGTCAGCTAGCTTGAGACCACGTACCAACCTTTCAATTCATGCTGCCAAGGTCCAAGAGGACAACTCGAAAACAACTCACAAACATGGCTAAAAAATATGCACATCTAGAAAATAATAAAAATGGAGGGATCCAGAGCGCTAGCTGCAGTATGCATGACAAACTTGTGAGTTGTGACTCTTGTCCTATGTAGTATCATGCTCATGGTACAAGCAGCGAACGAGGTAGTGCCCAGCTGACGCGTGCGCCTCATCACCAAAATCCTTTTATTTCAACTTCATCACTGGACTGCGTTAAACTATGGATGAAGCCGCACCGGCCAAATTAAGGCATCCATCTGCCAAACAATCTGTCGCATAAACAACAAGAGAAAGATGCTGAATTGATTAATTAATTCCGCAGAAATATATGGTCCCTGCTTTGCCAAACTTCTTCATGTTCTCGTGTACTTTTTGGGTCTGTTTTATAAGGTTTTAGAGCATCTCTAACAGACCCTTTAAAATGGTCAAACCCATAAAAAAAAGGTGTTTACAATTTTCGGTCGAAAAAACGGCACCTGGCAGATCCCGTAAAATTCGTTCGGCCCTTAAACATTTTAAAAGGCACTGAAAATTCATCCGCGAGAACCTCATATGTACAGTTTCGGAGGCAGTATACAGTTCAACCCGTAAACCGGTCGAACCTCGTCGGAGCAGACGCGCCGCCGCGTAGCTGGCCGGAATCTACCTGGAACTCACCAGAATCCGTCACCACACGTCGAAAGAAGTAGCTGCATGCCAGAATTTGCCGTCGCCGGTTCGAATTGCGACAGGCTCGACCTCCACTGCCGAGGCGAGGCCGTCCACGGGCAGGGTGGAGCAGGCCACCTGCGGCCCGAATCaggacggggcggcgccggagaagggcggggaaggggggggggcgccgcggAGCTCGCGTGACCACACCGGAGAGCGCGCGCGGTGGTAGGCGGTGCCGGGCTCAATGGGGATAGGCAAGCACGCGGTCGGGGCAGGCGGCGTCGGGGCGAGGCGCGCCGTGGCCGAAGACGGGCTCTGCCGGGACgggaggaaaaagaaaaaaaagaaaaagggctATAATGGGATACAGTTTTATTTACGGAGTCTACTCTACCCAGGGCAATTTCACACCGTAAAAACGGTTTACAGTGCACCTTATACGCATTTTTAAGGGTCAACTTTTAAAGGGTCTGCTAGAGGTTCTCTTAGGCATGCTACTAGCAAAAGA
This genomic window from Aegilops tauschii subsp. strangulata cultivar AL8/78 chromosome 4, Aet v6.0, whole genome shotgun sequence contains:
- the LOC109773145 gene encoding probable inactive heme oxygenase 2, chloroplastic encodes the protein MNRSGGDSEDCLPKSKWITMLLAIAVPSAAPLRRPHHFRFLHPPGKLSLSRTRCAPSPPAEAQPVPPQPRRYPRQYPGEAVGVAEEMRFVAMRLRNTKRTTRNKDNNRADGAGEDDESKEEEVEDNDEMDEEGNDEVEEEEDNHEVEEWMPSMEGFVGYLVDSKLVFDTVERIIAGSTDVAYVYFRKSGLERSASIEKDLEWFREQAIEIPEPSTFGSTYAAYLSELAGSSAPAFLSHYYNIYFSHTTGGLAIGKKTCDKILEGRLLEFYKWDSDPELLLKDAREKLNELSKHWSRKDRNLCLKEAAKCFQYMGRIVRLIVS